Genomic DNA from Acipenser ruthenus chromosome 41, fAciRut3.2 maternal haplotype, whole genome shotgun sequence:
ctccacttctccctcgttctctgtagctggtggctctccaggtgatgcggagcaacaggcagccccaggcgatgcgaagcaggcatccctgggtggtgcgaggcagggcaggagcagtccttcccatgacggtggatgtggaaccagcaggtattcaccctctgctggtggaggtgggaggggaaagcagtcctcccacagcggctgagacggaaccagcaggtattcaccctctgctggtggagctgggagtggcaagcagtcctcccccggcggctgaggcggaaccagcaggtattcatcctctgctggtggaggtgggaggggcaagcagtcctcccacgacggttgaggcagaaccagcaggcattcatcctctgctggtggaggtgggaggggcaagcagtcctcccacgacggtggaggcggaaccagcaggcattcaccctctgctggtggaggtgggaggggcaagcagtcctcccacggcggttgaggcagaaccagcaggcattcaccctctgctggtggaggtgggaggggcaagcagtcctcccacgacggtggaggcggaaccagcaggcattcaccctctgctggtggaggtgggaggggcaagcagtcctcccacggcggttgaggcagaaccagcaggcattcaccctctgctggtggaggtgggaggggcaagcagtcctcccacgacggtggaggcggaaccagcaggcattcaccctctgctggtggaggtggcggaggcagaggcagctcttgctgctctgctccgggtgatggtggagacagaagcagctcctgctgctctgctcctggtggtggtggagacagaggcagctcctgctgctctgctcctggtggtggtggaggcagaggcgatggggcggatgctggccactcagagggaggctgtggcggtgctggctccctctgctgtggcggctgggctggtgtgtgccgtgctcccttcagcagcataaatagaggctgctggggaacaccagcatcctgcccttctcccccccagaaaaattcagggggttgagcctgtaactcctccccttctggctcttgggactgcagcttgggtcctagggctgtggaagccccgacttccctctcttcgggccgtggacacaccgactcctcccttttgggctgtggacgcaccgactcctcccttttgggctgtggatgcaccgactcccccctcttgggcttaggacgttcgggctcctcccactcgggcgcaggacgttcgggctcctcccactcaggcgcaggacgttcgggctcctcccactcaggcgcaggacgttcgggctcctcccactcaggcgcaggacgttcgggctcctcccactcaggcgcaggacgtgcgggcttctttgccttcttagcaccgcccctccttcccttcttcgggaccagcagttccacctcctgccatggagggggttggtcgggtgctttgtgcccgaccttgccgacggcaaagcaccactcctcccctttgaggcaggtgaggcaggtttcctgatccacctgcggcgatggtatggccttcaggtggatccactcctccgcagtctccacctcacctcgatcaaaggcctgcacaaagagggggtcttcatatgggcacacctcagggaggtgcccatactccaggcaggcgaggcaccatgtagcccctccttccttcaactccctctgatgcgcatgccacctctccatataggcgtccacttcatccattttttttttttttttttttttttcaaacacaaaaaacactatttgaaaaaacgaacacgaaaaaaacttcctttgctgttcctggtccggctgttggaggcgttgtttgtcccacgcaggacaccatatgtggcagtctggctcgcagtggtgatgtggatgacgtcacggaccaggaagtaactcaaaccaaaacagtggatgggcggttgaagctgagtgctggtgcactcagcgtatttaataaacagaacaaaaacaaaagatttaacaaaacaccaaacaaaagggcacgagggccgaacgaataaacaaacaagtaagtttcgtgctggatactccagcacgttttagcaattgttttcttcctctctctctctctcccgttctccactctcgaacactccacaccccgagtgcatagtgctgctggtttatatactctggccgagggatttaactagttggtaattatcttattatcccccggccagagtctgcacgcgtttggtaaggatgcatgactgtcagctagttaaataatcagtagctgatcagccatgcatcctcacgaggtttttaaatataacaataaaagacgcggcgcttttacccgcgccgcaaacaaaaatacaaataataataaataggggcgggacactccgccacatcctgatattattttttaattactagtCACATGCTAAAGTGCCTTTAAACAAATGGAACCCCATATTGCGATGATATGATTGATCCTAGAGATCCCTAAATAGAGATCTGATGTTTGCAGAACAGTTTTAGTTTGCTTTTTCAGTAACTCATAAATAAGTGACTACTTTAAAAGCAGTGTCAAAAAACAGCTTCTGTGGTTGATGTTGctttctgttgaaaaaacggaacttctgctgcttctgcttttcagttttaaaaatagggAGTTTGACCAACAGTGTGAAACAGCCATCAGTGAAGGACAGTCTGTTCAGTTCAACTAGAGAGGTATGTTCAATAATATTCTTTAAATGTGATATTTGATTGAAAGCATGTTTACTTTAAAGATAATTTTTTGACCAAAGAAAGATCACACATTGGTTACGATGTAGTTTTACTGTAGATTCCTGAACAGACTTGTGCTTTTACAGATTTCCAGTTTGGTTCTCTAAAGACACACAAGAACATGATTGCTACGGAAAAGTTGCTTCTGATTTCCTGCCTTTTTCAaggtatgtattaaaaaaatcaaatatattgATACAATGTTATCCTGTACATTATAGGATTTATAGCAATTATCTGTCTTTTGAAGTGATATCTGCAGGGTGCATCCCATGTACAAGAATATAACAGTGAAGGTTTATTATACTAGCGAGGGGCACAGCTGTGGCATACTGTAAATGAGAGCCTTTGTGATGTTTGATGATTGCTAACATAATTTTGAATCCCACTGCATGTCCCATTCACAATACAATTAGATACAACACAATGCTATCCATCCAAAATGACCGTGTTTTAGTGTAAATAGAAGAGTAATGCTGTTAGTATTGCTTAAAAACtaggaaaaataaaatgattaaataaaatatgtcacCAAAAACTGTAATATCTTATTATATAAGTGACTGTACAGTATTGCTAAAAAAACCATACATTTTCTCTTTTCTAGGTATAATTTGCAATGAATTGAAAGTGTTCATGCCTCAGCGTATTAAAGCCTTGAGcggctcctgtgtgctgattCCATGTACATTCACAATTGAAGAGAGGTTGGAGAGTGCAATGGTGGAACCGGCCAAAGGAATTTGGAGGGCTTCTAAAATTGTGGGAGATATTGTATTTGACTCCAGTAGAAATGATAACGAAAATACCCTGAAAGCAGAGCTACTTGGTAAAGTGACTAACAAGAATTGCAccacaataataaatcatttaaaaacaagtgaTACAAAAAGTTATTTCTTCAGAGCAGAACCTCCTAAATACAACTTTGATCAGAGTGTTTCACTTGAAGTTGCAGGTAAGTACCAGGTGGTTctcaatacattttcatattgacCAGCGCTTCAGAGGGCTAAAGATTTGAGTTCCATGAAGGTCAGCATTGATGGGTGGTGATTACAaagacacatatacagtatatttcggGTTGAGGGTTTCAATTTTGCAAAAAGCAACCCTCTGACTCTCAGATAACCCAACAGCTTGATTCTAGAattgaaactgtttttttgtatcataCTGTAGCTCCATTCAGAGTTTTGTTGAGATCACTGACTAAACAGTCATAATCTATAAGTATTTTGGGTAATGCTTTCCATTGAGTGTctctaaatactgtgtatttacatagtagttatttagtaaatacatgcatacttacacataattacaatgttattatgcccctcgcccttttctgatacaattgagcACTCCCCTACTGTGGGTGAAAGAAAACAAGTACtgctacaaaataaaacaagtgaGGGGTTTTCACCCCGTTCTGTATTCCTCTGACAGGTAGTGAAACGTTTCCTTTGTTCCCTAGACTCTCCGGACAGACCTGTGATCAGCCCATCGAGTGCAGTGAAGGAGGGAGCTCCCACGAGTTTAGCCTGCACTGCTCCAGCCCCATGCCCAAGAGAACCTCCAGCCCTGGTGTGGAGCGACACTCTGAATGGGAGTGTGGAGATAGAGCAGGTTGAGCAGCAGAATGGGACCAAGGCTGTATCTTCTGTTCTGACGTTCACTGCCTCACATCTGCACCACAACAAGACCATCACATGCACTGCGCAGTATCCAGTGGGGTCTGAAAGTAAAAGTGCTGAAGAAGTCTCAACTCTTCATGTTCTCTGTAAGACAATtctttaataatgaataataaactTCCAAATCTAAATAATATCTGCAAATAAAATCTGCAAATAatatctttaatatatatattgttttaatcttATACCATAAATAGATTTTATACATTATAATCACAGTATAAGCATTGTAAACTGCACTATTACTTTTAGCACTGTAAAATGATTGCTTTTACTGTAGTAATCTTTAAAGTTGTTGGCTAACAAACTGTTTTCTCTTTCAGATTCACCGAAGAACACATCGGTGTTAATAAACCCTTCTGGTGAAATACATGaaggagatcatgtgacactgagctgcagcagcaatgCAAACCCAGCAGTGAGCCGCTACACCTGGTTTGAAGTGAAGGGAGATAATATCACAGAGAAAAGTGTTGAACAGAATCTCACTTTTACTGACATTAACCCGAGTGACAGTGGACTGTACTACTGTGAAGCAAGGAATGAGCATGGGGCAGAGAACTCGACAGCCGTGCAGCTGAATGTAGCATGTATGTATCTTTAATTTCATTGGGTATGGCTATTAGTTAACGAATACAAGATAAAAATAAcgcatttaaaaattaaatggcATTATACAGCATACCTCACAGTGTAAATGAAAAACACTTAACTATCAGATTAGCACATTGTAAAACTGTACACATATCATTATATCAGCATGCAAAGCTGCTTGTGAATTTGACATTGTCATCTACATCCCTAAAACCTCAAACATGCAGACGTTCGTTAGAAATCACAGCAAGCCCTTTTGTAGTATTTATacgtcttgtttttttatttgatgttatATCTGACCAAAACATTGTACGTGTTCATAAACAGACAAGGTAGAAGAAAAGGATGATCAGAAAAATAACCCTTatacaaatttactgtggtataccatggcaaaagcattaacagcatagtaaagcatggtaaaagcaaTAGCATTAGAAATCAGTGCTGTAAATAGTATGGTAATCACAGTAAAAGCACTGTAAACCGCAATATTACCTTTACAACTGTAAATGGACTGCTCCTTTAAAGTTGTTTGCTAACATGAACTGTTTTCTCTTTCAGATTCACCGAAGAACACGTTGGTTTTAATAAACCCTTCTGGTGAAATACATGAAGGAGGTCATGTGacactgagctgcagcagcaatgCAAACCCAGCAGTGAGCCGCTACACCTGGTTTGAAGTGAAGGGAGATAATATCAACGAGAAAAGTGCTGAACAGTACCTCACTTTTACTGACATTAACCAGAGTGACAGTGGACTGTACTACTGTGAAGCAAGGAATGAGCATGGGGCAGAGAACTCGACAGCCCTGCAGCTGAATGTAGCATGTATGTATCTTTAATTTCATTGGGTATGGTTATTACTTGAGGTATACAAGACAAGAAGAATGTATTTTAAGCTTAAATTGCATTATACAGAATACCCTCAAAGTATTAATGAAAAACGCTTAATTATCAGGATAGCATATTGTTCCTGGTGCAGAGAGCACCGAGATGAGACACTCCATCCGACAGTGAGACATTATGCTGGTGCAGTCAGGCCAATTTTTTGGTTGATGAGAAAACCTGCGAACATCGAGCAAAGATCATCACTGCTTATCTTGAAAAGGAAGCAATCAAGAGAATGGTTTGGCCAGCCAGCGAGCTCTcctgacctgaaccccattgagcatGCTTGGAGCATGCTACAGAGGGCAATAGCAACCTGTCCTGTAAAACTCAGGACAATGCAGAAGCTCCAGGGTGGCTTTATCCAAGAATGGATTGAAGAGGAGTTTGAAAACCCGTACCTCGTTAAATTCATCCCCCAGAAGGAGTTTAATCTTACTGCATGTATTTCACCTTTTCCACAGTCACGATCTCGATTGCCATACATTGCACCAAAATCCACACTGCGAGAaagaggttccagtttatagact
This window encodes:
- the LOC131696676 gene encoding B-cell receptor CD22-like, giving the protein MIATEKLLLISCLFQGIICNELKVFMPQRIKALSGSCVLIPCTFTIEERLESAMVEPAKGIWRASKIVGDIVFDSSRNDNENTLKAELLGKVTNKNCTTIINHLKTSDTKSYFFRAEPPKYNFDQSVSLEVADSPDRPVISPSSAVKEGAPTSLACTAPAPCPREPPALVWSDTLNGSVEIEQVEQQNGTKAVSSVLTFTASHLHHNKTITCTAQYPVGSESKSAEEVSTLHVLYSPKNTSVLINPSGEIHEGDHVTLSCSSNANPAVSRYTWFEVKGDNITEKSVEQNLTFTDINPSDSGLYYCEARNEHGAENSTAVQLNVAYSPKNTLVLINPSGEIHEGGHVTLSCSSNANPAVSRYTWFEVKGDNINEKSAEQYLTFTDINQSDSGLYYCEARNEHGAENSTALQLNVASPATPCIYVVMGTAAVQMLATILVVVFIMKRKRK